The following are encoded in a window of Mycobacterium decipiens genomic DNA:
- a CDS encoding HNH endonuclease signature motif containing protein encodes MFDQRVSPQVAGPSLVDDAARLDNAAGLDDAAVIDALGVAARAENAAAARRLAWMGELYARRAPNDDVDRINWAIDGQANVVAEISAALRISRGRAGAQLRYGIALRERLPKVAEVFGRGAIDYPMMVALVARSDIVDGEVIAKLDAVFAKHAPNWMRMSGPKLTERIDMWVEKFDPEGVREPRAPREDRFLEIGPTSAGMAGIWGQLEMTEGAALDRRLDELAGAVCGDDPRTTVQRRADALVALAGGQSRLACGCGAKDCPASGAVHQPLAQVVIHVLAEQATVAGASRAPGYLPGLGPVPAPLVRKLAESAKCTPVRIPPPVAEPGYRPSAALAEFIRWRDLTCRFPGCDQPAAVCHIDHTIPYPAGPTHPSNLKLYCPPHHLIKTFYTGVDGWTDRQLPDGTVIFTAPTGHTYLTTPAGALFFPALGTPTGQLAIPERTTAPTVQRALMMPRRTRTRTQDRAARISGERKRNAARINRKGFLLAERLARDDEPPPF; translated from the coding sequence ATGTTCGATCAACGGGTATCGCCGCAGGTGGCGGGGCCGAGTTTGGTCGATGATGCGGCCCGACTCGACAATGCGGCCGGACTCGACGATGCCGCGGTGATCGATGCGCTGGGAGTGGCCGCGCGCGCAGAGAACGCCGCCGCGGCACGCCGGTTGGCCTGGATGGGTGAGCTGTATGCCCGTCGTGCCCCCAACGATGACGTCGATCGGATCAACTGGGCCATCGATGGGCAGGCCAACGTGGTGGCCGAGATTTCGGCGGCGTTGCGGATCAGTCGGGGCCGCGCCGGGGCCCAGCTGCGCTATGGCATCGCGTTGCGGGAACGGCTGCCCAAGGTGGCCGAGGTGTTTGGTCGCGGGGCGATTGATTATCCGATGATGGTCGCGTTGGTGGCGCGCAGCGACATCGTTGACGGCGAGGTGATCGCCAAGCTGGATGCGGTGTTCGCCAAGCATGCGCCCAACTGGATGCGTATGTCGGGGCCCAAGCTCACCGAGCGCATCGACATGTGGGTGGAGAAGTTCGACCCCGAAGGGGTGCGTGAGCCGCGCGCGCCGCGCGAGGACCGGTTCCTGGAGATCGGGCCAACCAGCGCAGGGATGGCTGGCATTTGGGGCCAGCTGGAGATGACCGAGGGTGCGGCCCTGGATCGCCGCCTCGATGAGCTGGCGGGTGCGGTGTGCGGCGATGATCCGCGCACCACCGTGCAGCGCCGCGCCGATGCGCTGGTAGCGCTGGCCGGCGGGCAGTCGCGGCTGGCTTGCGGGTGTGGGGCCAAGGATTGCCCGGCCTCGGGTGCTGTGCACCAGCCGCTGGCCCAGGTCGTGATCCATGTGCTGGCCGAACAGGCCACCGTGGCGGGCGCGTCGCGGGCACCCGGGTATCTGCCCGGGTTGGGGCCGGTGCCCGCGCCGCTGGTGCGCAAGCTGGCCGAAAGCGCCAAGTGCACGCCGGTGCGGATACCGCCGCCGGTGGCCGAGCCGGGGTATCGGCCCTCGGCAGCGCTGGCCGAGTTCATCCGGTGGCGAGATCTCACCTGTAGGTTTCCCGGTTGTGATCAACCCGCCGCGGTGTGCCATATCGACCACACCATTCCGTATCCGGCGGGGCCCACACACCCCTCGAACCTCAAGCTCTACTGCCCGCCACACCATCTGATCAAAACCTTCTACACCGGGGTCGACGGCTGGACGGATCGCCAATTGCCGGACGGCACCGTCATTTTCACCGCGCCCACCGGCCACACCTACCTAACCACACCCGCCGGGGCGCTGTTCTTCCCCGCCCTGGGCACCCCGACCGGACAACTGGCCATCCCCGAGCGCACCACCGCGCCAACCGTGCAGCGCGCGCTGATGATGCCCAGACGCACCCGCACCCGCACCCAAGACCGCGCCGCCCGCATATCCGGTGAGCGCAAACGCAACGCCGCGCGCATCAACCGCAAAGGTTTCCTCCTCGCCGAGCGCCTCGCCCGCGACGACGAACCCCCGCCATTCTGA
- a CDS encoding succinic semialdehyde dehydrogenase: MPAPSAEVFDRLRNLVAIKDVSARQTKTIDEVFTGTPLTTIPVGTAVDVEAAFAEARAAQADWAKRPVHERVGIVRRYRDLVIENREFLMDLLQAEAGKARWAAQEEIVDLMANANYYARVAADLLKPRNAQPLLPGIGKTTVGYQPKGVVGVISPWNYPMTLTVSDSVPALIAGNAVVLKPDSQTPYCALACAELLYRAGLPRALYAIVPGPGSVVGTAITDNCDYLMFTGSSATGSQLAERAGRRLIGFSAELGGKNPMIVTRGANLDKVAKAATRACFSNAGQLCISIERIYVEKDVADEFTRKFGDAVQNMKLGTAYDFSVDMGSLISASQLQTVSGHVDDATAKGAKVIAGGKARPDIGPLFYEPTVLTDVTPEMECAANETFGPLVSIYPVADVDEAVEKANDTEYGLNASVWAGSAAAGQEIAARLRSGTVNVDEGYAFAWGSLSAPMGGMGLSGVGRRHGPEGLLKYTESQTIATARVFNLDPPFGVPATLWQKSLLPIVRTVMKLPGRK; encoded by the coding sequence ATGCCTGCACCGTCTGCCGAAGTCTTCGATCGCCTGCGCAATCTGGTCGCGATCAAGGACGTCAGCGCACGTCAGACCAAAACGATCGATGAGGTCTTCACCGGCACGCCGCTGACCACGATTCCGGTCGGCACGGCCGTCGACGTCGAAGCGGCCTTCGCCGAAGCTCGTGCGGCGCAGGCCGATTGGGCGAAGCGTCCGGTGCACGAGCGGGTCGGGATCGTCCGTCGCTACCGTGACCTGGTCATCGAAAACCGCGAGTTCCTCATGGACCTCCTGCAGGCCGAGGCGGGCAAGGCGAGATGGGCCGCACAAGAGGAAATCGTCGATCTGATGGCGAACGCGAACTACTACGCGCGCGTCGCCGCGGACCTGCTGAAGCCTCGCAACGCGCAGCCGCTGCTGCCGGGGATCGGCAAGACCACGGTTGGCTATCAGCCCAAGGGTGTGGTCGGGGTGATTTCGCCGTGGAACTACCCCATGACGCTCACGGTGTCGGACTCGGTCCCCGCGCTTATCGCGGGCAACGCGGTGGTGCTCAAGCCGGATAGCCAGACACCGTACTGCGCGCTTGCGTGTGCCGAGCTGTTGTACCGGGCCGGATTGCCGCGAGCGCTGTACGCGATCGTGCCGGGTCCGGGCTCCGTGGTGGGCACCGCGATCACCGATAATTGCGACTACCTGATGTTCACCGGTTCGTCGGCGACCGGCAGCCAGCTAGCCGAGCGCGCGGGCCGTCGGCTCATTGGATTCTCGGCCGAACTTGGCGGCAAGAACCCAATGATCGTCACGCGGGGCGCCAACCTCGACAAGGTCGCCAAGGCGGCAACCCGCGCCTGCTTCTCGAACGCAGGACAGCTCTGCATCTCGATTGAGCGGATCTACGTCGAGAAGGACGTCGCCGACGAATTCACGCGTAAGTTCGGCGATGCGGTGCAGAACATGAAACTTGGGACCGCGTATGACTTCTCAGTGGACATGGGCAGCCTGATCTCTGCGAGTCAGCTGCAAACCGTGTCGGGCCACGTGGACGACGCAACCGCCAAGGGCGCCAAGGTAATCGCGGGCGGCAAGGCTCGACCCGACATCGGGCCGCTGTTCTACGAGCCGACCGTGCTGACGGATGTCACGCCCGAAATGGAGTGCGCGGCCAACGAGACATTTGGGCCACTCGTCTCGATCTATCCGGTCGCCGACGTGGACGAAGCCGTCGAGAAGGCCAACGACACCGAGTATGGGCTCAACGCGAGCGTGTGGGCGGGCTCGGCCGCAGCTGGCCAGGAGATCGCCGCCCGCCTGCGGTCGGGGACGGTGAACGTCGACGAAGGCTATGCGTTCGCCTGGGGCAGCCTCAGCGCACCGATGGGCGGGATGGGCTTGTCCGGTGTCGGCCGCAGGCATGGCCCCGAGGGGCTGCTGAAGTACACCGAATCTCAGACGATCGCGACCGCCCGCGTGTTCAATCTCGATCCGCCTTTTGGCGTTCCGGCGACTCTTTGGCAGAAGTCGCTGCTCCCGATCGTGCGAACGGTGATGAAGCTCCCCGGTCGGAAGTGA
- a CDS encoding thioredoxin family protein: MATESTMLALGTPAPGFTLPEPATGVTVSLDELTGPALVVTFICNHCPYVQHVAAGLAALGRDLADRGVPMVAISSNDVVTYPQDGPDQMVAEARRHGWTFPYLYDETQDVARAFSAACTPDTFVFDGDRRLVYRGQLDDSRPRNDLPVTGADVQAAVEAVLAGRPVNPDQRPSIGCSIKWR, encoded by the coding sequence ATGGCCACTGAGTCCACCATGCTCGCCCTCGGTACCCCCGCGCCGGGTTTCACTCTGCCCGAGCCAGCCACCGGCGTCACGGTCAGCCTCGACGAGCTCACCGGCCCCGCCCTGGTTGTCACCTTCATCTGCAATCACTGCCCGTACGTCCAGCACGTCGCCGCCGGGCTGGCCGCGCTCGGTCGCGACCTCGCCGACCGAGGCGTCCCGATGGTCGCCATCTCCAGCAACGACGTCGTCACCTACCCCCAGGACGGACCCGATCAGATGGTTGCCGAGGCCCGCCGCCACGGCTGGACATTTCCGTACCTTTACGACGAGACGCAGGACGTGGCCCGCGCGTTTTCCGCAGCCTGCACACCCGACACGTTCGTCTTCGACGGCGATCGTCGCCTCGTCTACCGCGGCCAGCTTGACGACTCCCGCCCCCGCAACGACCTACCGGTGACGGGAGCTGACGTTCAGGCGGCGGTCGAAGCCGTGCTCGCCGGGCGGCCGGTAAACCCCGACCAGCGGCCGTCGATCGGGTGCAGCATCAAGTGGCGTTGA
- a CDS encoding serine/threonine protein kinase PknE, which yields MSETAESREGTQFGPYRLRRLVGRGGMGDVYEAEDTVRERIVALKLMSETLSSDPVFRTRMQREARTAGRLQEPHVVPIHDFGEIDGQLYVDMRLIDGVDLAAILGRRGPLAPPRAVAIVRQIGSALDAAHAAGVTHRDVKPENILVSTDDFAYLVDFGIASATTDEKLTQLGNTVGTLYYMAPERFSESEATYRADIYALACVLYECLTGSPPYQGDQLSVMGAHINQAIPRPSAVRPDIPVAFDAVIARGMAKNPEDRYASCGDLSAAGYAALATPDQDRATDILRRSQVAKLPAGFSGHPASGFTPVPPGAGWPAPTTPASPVARGGPVSQPTAWAGAPGWGGSAGSGGAPLWSQPIPQPASRKPWLFVGVAVAVVLALAGGLGVVVAHPWRSSGPASSPPPPAPPADAVELRVLNDGVYVGSSLAPTKIDIFNEPICPPCGSFVRSYATDIETAVTEKKLAVRYHLLNFLDDQSHSKNYSTRAVAASYCVAGQNDPRLYASFYSALFGSDFQPQENAASDRTDAELANLAQTVGAEATAISCIRSGADLGTAQTKAANASETLAGFNASGTPFVWDGSGVVNYQDPSWLSRLIG from the coding sequence ATGAGTGAGACCGCGGAATCGCGGGAGGGTACGCAGTTCGGGCCGTATCGGTTGCGGCGGCTGGTGGGTCGCGGCGGCATGGGCGACGTCTATGAGGCTGAGGACACGGTGCGGGAGCGGATCGTGGCGCTGAAGCTGATGTCCGAGACCCTCTCCAGCGATCCGGTCTTCCGCACGCGTATGCAGCGCGAGGCTCGCACCGCGGGGCGCCTGCAAGAACCGCACGTCGTGCCGATCCACGACTTCGGTGAAATCGACGGGCAGCTCTATGTGGACATGCGCCTGATCGACGGCGTGGACCTGGCCGCAATATTGGGTCGCCGTGGGCCGCTTGCCCCGCCGCGGGCGGTGGCGATCGTGCGCCAGATTGGCTCGGCGCTCGACGCCGCGCACGCTGCCGGGGTAACGCATCGCGACGTCAAACCGGAGAACATCCTGGTCAGTACGGATGACTTCGCCTATCTCGTCGATTTTGGGATCGCCAGCGCCACCACCGACGAAAAGTTGACACAGCTCGGCAACACGGTGGGCACCCTCTACTACATGGCCCCGGAGCGGTTCAGCGAGTCCGAGGCAACCTATCGGGCCGACATCTATGCATTGGCCTGCGTGTTGTATGAGTGCCTAACCGGATCGCCGCCCTACCAGGGTGATCAGCTCAGCGTGATGGGCGCACACATCAACCAGGCGATCCCGCGGCCCAGCGCCGTGCGGCCGGATATTCCGGTCGCGTTCGATGCGGTGATCGCCCGTGGCATGGCCAAGAATCCCGAAGACCGCTACGCCAGCTGCGGGGATCTGTCCGCGGCCGGCTACGCGGCGCTGGCCACACCCGATCAGGATCGGGCCACCGACATCTTGCGGCGCAGCCAGGTGGCCAAGCTGCCGGCGGGCTTTTCCGGTCACCCGGCCAGCGGGTTTACCCCGGTGCCGCCGGGCGCGGGGTGGCCGGCCCCGACCACCCCAGCGTCTCCGGTTGCTCGGGGCGGGCCTGTATCGCAGCCGACAGCATGGGCTGGCGCTCCTGGCTGGGGCGGGAGCGCGGGCAGCGGCGGGGCACCGCTGTGGAGTCAACCGATTCCCCAGCCCGCCAGTCGTAAGCCCTGGCTGTTTGTTGGCGTTGCCGTTGCCGTTGTGCTGGCGCTCGCGGGCGGCCTGGGCGTCGTGGTTGCCCATCCGTGGCGGTCATCCGGGCCCGCGTCGTCGCCGCCGCCGCCAGCGCCGCCCGCAGATGCGGTCGAGCTCCGGGTCCTCAACGACGGTGTGTATGTGGGTAGCTCGCTGGCACCGACGAAGATCGACATTTTCAACGAACCCATCTGCCCGCCTTGCGGCAGCTTCGTCAGGTCGTATGCGACCGATATTGAAACCGCGGTAACCGAAAAGAAGCTCGCGGTGCGCTATCACCTGCTCAACTTCCTCGACGACCAGTCGCACAGCAAGAATTACTCCACTCGGGCGGTGGCCGCCTCGTACTGTGTCGCCGGGCAGAACGATCCAAGGCTCTACGCCAGCTTCTACTCCGCTCTGTTCGGCAGTGACTTTCAGCCGCAAGAGAACGCCGCATCCGATCGCACCGATGCCGAACTGGCCAATCTTGCGCAAACCGTCGGCGCGGAGGCCACCGCGATCAGCTGCATTAGATCGGGAGCTGACCTGGGCACCGCCCAAACGAAGGCAGCAAACGCGAGCGAGACGCTGGCCGGCTTCAATGCCAGTGGCACGCCGTTCGTGTGGGACGGCAGCGGTGTCGTGAACTATCAGGATCCGAGCTGGCTTTCCCGGCTGATCGGGTAA